The nucleotide sequence CAGCAGCATCACCAGATGACCCCCTCCAAGCGGCGGACGGTGCTGAACATCTCGCCCCCACCCGAGGACCTTTTTGACGACAGCCGCATGTCCTGCCAGGAGGAGCAGTTCCAGGACTCAGAGCAGAGCAGTAGCATCTGGATGGATGAATCTGCCTCCAACTTCAGCATTGTCAGCTCCAGTTCGTACAACGACAACACAGAGGTGCCCCGGAAGTCCCGTAAGCGCACCCCCCGCCAGCGACCGGGCCCCAAGCATGCTGCAGCCGAGGAGGCCAGCATGGATGTGTTTGATGCTGACAGTGCCAAAGCACCACACTTTGTGCTTTCTCAGCTGTGTTCAGAAAACAAGACCTGCCCTAAAGGAAGGTGGGTGTCACCTGGATATTTTAGAGTGGATAATAATGTCTAGACTATTCTAGTGTTCACTGTTCTTACACCTCTGAGATTAGCACTATTTGGTAAATATTTTCCCCATTTGAATCTTTTTGAGAGACAGTGTAAAtgctggggggaaaaaaactgtttgacTTCACTTCTCAAAAGTAATTACACCCCATTGGAGTGCAGCAAattacagagaaatcctggaaaaATGCTGTGTCctggtgtgcaaagctggtagacaCTATGCTATATAGATTAATGGACGTAATTACTACTGAAGGCGTCTCGACCAAATATTGAATAAAGGGGGTAAATACTTATACAATCaattgttcttttgtttttgtaattaatttagaataatttgtagattttatttttctgacATAATGGACTTTTTTGTTGTTCAGTGGCAAAAAAAAGTCCAAGTGGGTGAATACTGTTGACAGCTTTTGTATTTACCGTATATTGGCTGTTGTCATTTATTACTTGTCCTCTGAATAGGCAGAGAGCTGTTCATTCAGTACCTTCTATTCAGTTTTAATTACCTCTGTACTTACTCCCATTGTTGAAAGAATGAGTAAGGAAGGACTTCTGTACTGCAAGCGGAACAAGAATCAAATCACTGGTTCAGTGTTTTCCTCTGTGCTTTAAGAAGGGTGGAGATATTAGAGGGAGGTGCAGGATACCACAGCACAAACAATGGTCAGCCATGGTGAATCACAATGAGGCTCCTAGAAAAGTGTTGAGAAAGCAGAGCAGATTAAATAAACAGAATCGTAGAATCCCCTGTGGGCCTCCCAACTCTGCATCGCTCACTAGTATCAATAAAACAACCATGGCAACTATTTGGGGATCTGTCACTAGTCCTGTTGTTCTCAATTTCCATTTATCTCTGACTCAGGCTGACTCTGTTGGGGTCTTAGCTTTGCTGGAACTTTGATAGTAACTTCAAAGCCTCCGAGTCATGTTAAGTCCAATTCCACTGAGAGGACGCTTGGTGTCAGCAATGGATGTTGTTAGCAGTTCCACCCAAGATCTGGTGGTTCCACCTCAGCGGCACTCTCCCCACTGATTACATGCTGGGTACAGGTTAGCGTGGGAAAATGAAGGAAATGGCTCTGTGCATGGAAGGATGTGTATTTAAGCCAGGGGTagtgtttcatttttaaatgtaggtTGTTAAAGGTGCAGTTTAACTGTGCCTGTTTTGTCTTCCAGTTCGGCGGATGGCCCACAAACCACCCATCAAAAAGGGGGGACCCTAGCATGCCAGTTCCCTCAGAAGAGTGAGGGCAAAGAGCTCAAGATGCTGGTCCAGCCTGAGACCCAGCACCGGGCCCGTTACCTGACTGAGGGCAGCAGGGGGTCAGTAAAAGACCGCACTCAGCAGGGCTTCCCCACCATAAAGGTATGCCCTTACtcaaaggccagattagactacCTGCAGGGGGCTCCTAGACCTGGGGTTTTAAAACGTATTCATGTCGAGGACCTCCAAATACAgagatgttgtttaaattatcaTATTTCTAAAGCAGTCATaaccaatatttattttagtaatatGAAGGTAGATGTTGTAGCCAACACCATATGGCCAATTGCCTCAGACTAGCACAGCACCCATCATAAATATAGTAATTATGTAGGAAAAATATTAGCATGTTACCCAACTAATTTTCTACAGGTAAGACCTAACTAATAAGTGAAAAATAAGAGGGCTgaacatgtatttttcatttaagTTGTACTTAAAAATGTTCTGTAATCTCTGACACAGTACAAACACATTCAGTAAATTGTACTATAGATCTGTTATGATACAATAGGATGTGTGAGCAGTATTAGTACTGGTGTTAGGGCTGGCCATTTTGGCAAGGTGTGTCTTTGCAGTCTCACCCATTCAAACAACCTTGATAGAAGCTTGTTCTGTCAACAGTTGGCTGAGTTGAAGCGTAAGGTCTCACTACTCCTGTTGAATCCGGTTTAACAAGTTATTCCCTTATAGATAGGGTGGTTACATTAGCAGACATACTGCAGTATAACACCACATCCCATGTAACAGACACTTATGTGATTGTAATGTCagtttttatcttttttttgtttagatatAAAACTGAATCGCTTGTTGGGTGCAGACAGCATCATTATAGCCAACCTCAATTTTGACACAGTTTGCTTCAGACTTTTTCAATAGAAATGGGTAAAAATGTTGCCGGGTAAAAATGGGAAATACTAAACTAACAAAAtaatcaacattttgacaacatagttgtttaatttattaattaatttgtatatattttacataatggACATATTTCAAAGATATATGATCTTTTTGCTATCAGTATCTGTATTTCATTTCCGATAAGAAAAGGTCTAACCATCAGGTACCCAGTTTAGGAAAAAAGAGGAAACAGGAGAAACGTGCAAAAGATAAAGGTATGCAGCTATGTCATTTTTGAGTATAATGTTATGCATGTAATGAAATAGGCTTGCATAACGCTTAGCCTTTGTTGCTTGCTACACTATTACACATAGGGTGACAATATTCCATTTTCTGTCCAACTAGCTTACATAACATTGGATATCATTTCAAACAGTTTCATCATGATAATGTGTGTAGCCTGCAGCTAAAAATTACAATCTAACTAGCACATTATTgacctggttaactttcattgagGTGACATCACAAAAGGTTTTATGTGATTGTATTGAGTAGATCCTGAGCTCAGTAAGGGGAATTTCCAATGCTGTAGGCtaacttaaaataaatgtattttatgctgatattttgtatatttttgataTATTGACTCTTGGGGTGTCTTATGCAAAGGAGGTTGTATGATTGGTTATATGATTAGTTCCTATTCTGAATGTTTGATAAATTCTGCATAATgacatgtatatttaattgtgcAACAAATGCATTTAGGGTGTCAGACTCgtatactgtatttcaatgcTGCTTCAGGGGCAGTTCTGATTTTGGAGCACCCTCTGTCACTGACCATGATGAGGAGCCATCTAGGCTGCTGAACGGGGGGTTTGCCCAGGGAGCCATACAAGCTAGAACCGCCACTGTCTCTGCCACATAGACTCTTTTTTTACCCTTAAATATCATcaattaatgttattattgaatattttaaatgGGAAATGGTGCATAAGGCATCTTTAAGTAAATTAATGTTgagaacataaaaaaatgtaaaagaagcATATTTTGCTgaaattgttgttaatttgcttctGCTTATTAGCTTTGGAAAGGGATTGTGACAACACTATATTCCCCCCACTGTAATATACAAgggatacattttgcattgttgAGGAAATATAATTCTGtgtcacagtgaatgtattgtatggAGTACTCAGGAGTGTGTAAAGttgaaaatataatgtgaaatcattaGGTGGCATTAGGTGCTACATCCAGCAGAATTATATTTTCTACcccctctttaacccccaatgccACATCCTGTAATATAATGTACACAGAATACATATTGcattattagctagctagttggtTTTGTTATGAGTCTGGTAGACGTTTAGTTTTTGAGAATTTTTTACTGTTtgagaatggttaattgaggggCAGGACTTACGTTGGTATTAGGAAATGATGTTAAGAAATTATTGTGAGATAATGTTACACAGAGAAAGTTTTTGACcattttgtaatacattttgtagcATTTTTCACATCCAGCCTTTTGTGTCATTGATGTCGGCGTGCCACTCTCCCGCTGCTGGGGGAAAAAATAGGGGAAACACTGTGTACAGTACACATCATAAATGACTGAAAATATTTTCCATAATTTTGATCCCATCTTCGGATATGGCTGCACACATGGTTATCGACCATGGGTATTAGATAAAGATTTGATAAAAATAGGTGGGTTTGGTGAAAAAACAAAGGTATAGAAggtattttatataaaatatatataatcctgactaacatttacaagactgaattttgAACAATGACATTACTCGTCTCTTCCTTCCCtttaaaatgaagaaaatagaACCAACGCGAGTAAAAAACTTTGATATTACTTATTAACTTGTGTCTTATTAGTTTCTGACTGTTAAGTTATGTTTCTAGAATACCTCATTTTGAGACTGTAAACGTAGTCCATATTGGCTAAATGTGCTTTCCCTGCTCTTTTCACAAGACAAATGCATGCAGTCTAACCATACCCATTGTTATGTTTGCAACTGTAGTTTTGGTAATAAAAATATGATGAGAGGTGCCTGCATGTGTGATGTGTGGCAGCAAACAAGGCAAACCGTGACGTGATAAATTCACACAACTGATGTTAATTGCAAAGAATTCTGTCAACCGTTGGCTTTTCAGGCTTTATGAGAACTTGTCTTTACAAAAGGAAATTGTGTCTTTCTTTGCAATTCCTTGTCATGTTCACAATGCTACTCAGCATGTATAGGATATTTATAAGGTTTTACTCTCAAAATAAATAGCAGAAGATAGACGCAGTTGTAGAATTATTGACCTACCATGGATCGCTAAACCTTCCACAAAAAACAAAGATCTGTAACTTTTTCATCTTGAAGAAACAAAAAGCTGGAACTGTATCTTTTTGATGTTATTTCCGCTGCACCCTTTAGTCTGTTGTGAAGACTCACATTAATACATGACTTTCGgaggagccatgctgttttcttatttgtttgtttttatgtgtttccTTGTCATCAACAGCTGGAGGGCGTAAATGAGGCGGCGGTGCTGCAGGTGTTTGTGGGTAATGACGCTGGGCGTGTTAAGCCACATGGGTTCTACCAGGCCTGCAGAGTGACAGGGCGCAACACCACCGCCTGTAAGGAGGTGGACATCGAGGGCACCACTGTCATTGAGGTGTCCCTGGACCCCAGCAACCACATGACCCTGGCGTATGTTTCTGCTTATAAACAAAACTTCTGTCCTGCTGTGAAATCCACATACTGAGGACTGCTCCTTCTAGTCACCTTCTGCTGTGAAGTGTTTTAGTGTGTTAGGAGTTGTTGTGGCAGCTGGGACCTTGGCCAACAGGCCTGTCAGCCTGTTTAAATGTTgtgctgtgtctctctgtgcagGGTGGACTGCGTGGGAATCCTGAAGCTACGCAATGCTGATGTAGAGGCTCGTATTGGTGTGGCCGGCTCTAAAAAGAAGAGCACGCGTGCCAGGCTAGTGTTTAGGGTCAACATTCCCCGGCCGGATGGCTCGGTGCTCACATTACAGACGTCTTCTTCCCCAATACTGTGCAGTGAGTAGTTTTCAGAATGTACAATTGCCCCTAATTCTTAGGAAGtataaagatttttttattttatttaaaaacctGTGGCACAATTGTGGTATCCCGGCATTTAGTAATTTGTGCACCCACCCCTAGTCAAGGCAGCATCACTGAGCCTTCTCCTATGTTTGATAAGGTGGGAGAACACAGCAAAGGAATCTGAAACCATTCATCCATGCAGAATCGTTCCGTATCCTTCAGTGTCCTTGGTCCTTATTTGTGGACCTTATTTGTGGTtttcagctcaccccacaggATTTCAATGTGGTTCAGGTTGGAACTGGGATTGACATTGCAGaagcttgattctgtggtcagtgagaAATTTTTGTGTGGATCTGGAGGAATGCTTTAGATCTTTGTCCTGCTAGAAGATAGAATGATGACCCAGTTTTAACCACTTGGCAAAAGTAGACAGATTTTGGTGTAAAACATTCAGGTACTTTATAAATTGTTGACAAGTAGTCTATTATGCAGCGTATCCTAACTGGGTTCCCAGGGCATTTGAAAGCCAAACAGCTCCACAACAACACATGTTCACTGCCACTCTTCACAGTGGGGAGTTTTTATCTGCATGATCATCCCTGTTTTTTCACCAAACCTACCTATTTTTATCTAATTTAACCACCTAACCCTGTTCTGAACCCAGTTCCAATTGAAGTTCCAATGATGGCGTTTGATAATATTGACATTTATGTCATGATGCAAGTAtaggctttcttctggcaagacGTCCAATTATATTGTTGTAAAAAGAGGTGGCATCCAATTGTAGTCTTGGAGATTTAGAGATTCAGTCAACTTCTGCAAATCTCCAAATCTGATCTGGAGATAAACTTGCATTTGATCAATTCATAAATTATTTCTTGATCACGAATGAGTTGTGTCTTTTTGTCATTTTGCCTGAATGTTGAATTTTCTATCTTGATCTGTCATATAACCCAGGGTTTGCAGTTACATTTTTTCTTACCCTTTCTCTAGTCCTCCCGTTGTGGGCACGGGTGTGGCCATAACTGTCAAGAACAGGAAAGTATGTAGGCAGGTTGGGGGGATCTTACATTGTTTACAGAACCAGAATGCAATCTGACCTGGAGAAACTCTGgccagaatataaaaaataagaatCTCCTGTGGCATCTCTCCTTCAGTGCTGTGGAGCAGGGTGGTAGGACTCAGGGAGGCCTGTGAAAACTGGAGAAAAACAGTGGGAGGagtcttatttatttatttataggaACTTTGGCATTTCTAGTGCATATGAGAAAGTCAGTCTGCAAAGGTAGTGTAAAAATATCACCTACATGTTTTGTACTGTCTTGATAattatcacagtttatttaaaaaaacaacaacaaaaatagattAATACTATTTATGCTCAGCTCAGATAATATTTTTCCTAGCTGCAAAATACAATTTCCCCAACATGTGCCAAGTAATTACAAGGTGCTATTGGTTTAAGCTATTCTCTTGGCCTCCCTTGGGTCCTCAGAAAATGCCagcatttgtgtatttgtgacaGAACACTAGGTAAAAAGGCTAAGTCAGGCAGAACTCTGAGCCTGACAGTCTGTTTCCTGTCTACAGCACAGCCTGCAGGTGTGCCTGAAATTCTTAAGAAGTCCCTACACAGTTACTCAGTAAGGGGGGGTGGTGAAGTGTTCATCATTGGCAAGAACTTCCTCAAGGACACCAAAGTCATATTTCAGGAAAATGTGTCAGGTAGGCCTACACAACAAATTATTGTATTAAATAACTGTGAATAATGTATTGGTGTTTATTCCTTTATCTAACAtaattattacatattttccccTCTAAGATGAGACGTCTTGGAAGGCAGAGGCAGAAATTGACATGGAACTGTTTCACCAGgtatatttatatgtttttgtttactttgGCCGTATATGAAAGCAACTATTTAAAATTTGTAGAAGGTTTGTATGTAATCATCTTAAATTGCTGCCAACTTAAGGAAATGTGACTGGACTCATTGTTTTGTGACCTAATTTCTGTGAGCCACTGGTAATTCTGTATGTCCCAACAGTCCTACGTAAACCTTTGCCCTTCAGAGAACAAGGGTTGAAGCTATATCTAAGCTTCAATCAGATGTCTGAGCCTTGAGATGTTAGACCAATCTCAAATAACTATTCACAATGTGTGACCAGCCAAAGTGTGCATGTCAACACCAGACATTTTACTagtcaacaaataaaataaaaacattacatttatgaaTTAGGACCTATTTTcacaacaaatgtttaatttagaTTGTTTCTAGATTCACGTTTTAATACTGTTAACtggtgaaaatgtaaattatcgGCTGTCTCTTACTGAGGACAATCTTCTTCACAGATTATTGCAGTGTGAACAAATCTGTCATCTGTCAGAGGTCAAAGGAAGCTTCCCGTTAAACGGCACTgccacaacattttcaaatatcagTCTGCCTCCCTGTCAATTACAGCAGCTTGTGGGTAGCAACAGCTAATTTATGAAAGGCTAGTTAACATGAGTTATCTAGTTATCAATGCAGAAACAGTGCtagcaccctattctctattgTGTAACATGAAGGTTGACTGGCTGGCTCTGCTACATTGTTAGCTTGGATGGTAGGTCAAATCTAGTTAGTTGAACTACTATCATACCTGAGTTAGCCAAacaattccaagtttgaaagtgagtaGTTCTGAGGGGCAAGCTCGGTGCATACATACAGTagtatacattttttggggggatagCTCGTTTTAGTTGTATCTTGGTACCAGCTGAAAGAAATTATGAGAAACTGCAGCCATTTTCTAAATTCTTAGGATTGATTTAGTAATTCATTTGAATATAGTCAGTTCTGCTATTGAAATCAAACTTTAGattatgaaaataatgtaatggaTAAGGAAATACCAGCAAGCTAGCCAACGATCCAGCCCTGTTCCCCAAACCAACGTGTAAAGTTTTTTGCGCGGTTTTTGCTACTGCTGTAAAATATTGTTAAGTGgatatttctattttgttttcccCCTCAGAATCACTTGATTGTGAAGGTTCCTCCATACCAGAACCTAGCCATTGCATCGGCAGTGTGTGTGGGGATCTATGTAGTGACCAATGCTGGCCGATCTCACGACATGCAGCCTTTTACATACACTCCAGAACCAGGTCTGTGATAAGTCAATGGATAAAGCATTTTCCTTTTACTCCTCTGATGCCACATAAGGACTAAAGCAGAATTTCCTCTGAGCATTTCTCCTAGCACTGTCAATCACAATCTTTACCACTACTAGCGGATTTGTTGAATGAATACCCTAGCCTTCTCTAAATTTGCCATCGCTGTCCTTGGTAAAGGAAGCCATCCACAACCTGGAACTCAGGGGTATTTGACACCTCCTTTTCTTGTCTCATCACTTCCTGTCAGCAAATGGTCCTTTGGGCACCTTGACACAAACCATCACTGAGTGTGGGAAATGAcagaaaaatgaacaaaaacaataaaaatatagatGATACACCTTGTTGAAACTGCAGTTATACTTATTGTTGTTCCTTAACTTCACTCAACTATGTCAACAACTATTACATGTTGTGTAAATAAAAAGATTATGAAAAATGTGATCATTTATTATCTGAAGTCAATAATTCCAAATGCTTTTTTGTCTCGCACAGCAAAAGCAGTGGACATATCTGTAAAGAAAGAATCTCTAGGCAAGTCCTGTTCTTTTGACGAACGGATTAAAGGTATCGTATTATGTACCATACCATGTTTTACACTGAGGACTTGTTCTTAATGTATagatgtgtatatgtgtgtgtgactgggagGTGCCATTAGACTCTTGGCATCTTGGCTTTTAGTATAACAACATTCTAACATTGTCATTCTCACCCTACAGTTGTTGACAGTGGCTTGCCAATGTTGCCTCTTGTGAAGAGAGAAGAGGTCACTCCAATGGAGGTTTCGAGCAACCTCCCTTCTGCTGGCCTGTTCAAGGTAAAGTGTTTACAAACGCATTCATAAGCCATGGCTGTGATAATGACTTATAATATATAGTTGAAACAATATTAACCATATCTTCCCCCAAATATAAAGTGGTGTATTTTCTCTTTCACGTATACTCAGCAGACCCCTGATGTCATGTCCCAGCTGGACTTGGGTTCCAACAATAGCCCATTCTCCAACACCTTGCCGCGGCCTACAAATGACCCTGACAAATCCCAAACTGCTGTCTTTAACAGTGCAGAGGCTCTGAGCACCATGCAGAAGCAGGACATTGGTCCCACTAGCTCCTTCCCTGTGCCTGCAGACTCACTGCTTCCGTCAGGGCCTCAACCCTTCCTCCTGGAGGCCAGAGAGGGTCTGGGGCAGGACAGGGCCGGTAACAACAAAGGGGCAGTGGGGAGGCTCAGTCAACTAGCAGAGCCCCAACAGCCGGCCCCACAGCAGCACCAGCTTCCTTTATTCCCCGTGGACGATGTGGCCCAACTTGAACAGGCAGTGAGACAACTGCACGCCAAGGGGTATTGCAGCCAGCAGCAGCAACAGATTCAACAGCAACAGCAAATTcagcaacaacagcaacagcaaattcaacagcaacagcaacaacaaattCAACAGCAACAGCAACTTCAGCAGCAACAGCTCCAGCAACAACAGATTCAGCAACATCAAATtcagcaacagcagcaacaaATTCAACAGCAACAAATTCGACAGAAACAACAGCAACTtcagcaacaacagcagcagcagcaagtTTTGGAGAGCCTTCAGCAGCAGCTGTTTCAGTCCCAGATGCCCATGCAGTGTAGCATCTTTCAGGGGGGCTCTCATGGGGATAACGTTGAACAGCGGGGTTCCCAGCAGGGCATGGTGCAGAACCATGGTTCCCTCTTTCAGCAGGCCCAGCAGCAACACCAACAGCAGCAGAAACAGCAGCAGCAAGCATCGCTCTTTCAGCAAGCCAATGAGCTCCTCTCCATTCAGACTAACTTTCTCCAGCAGGCCCCTGCTCACCCCTCTCCACCCCTGTTCCATAACCCCAGCCCACTGGCCGAAGTGCAGGACTCACAAGGGCAGCTGTTTCACACTCAGGAGCCCTCCCCCACCCAGGAGCAGGTCCAGGCTGCCCTGTTCCAGAACAGCCTGACAGTGTTGAGTGGTACCAGCCTCTCCCCAGAGCAACCTCCCTCTGCCGCCACCCTGTTCCTCCCACAGAATGCTCTGCCTGGGCAGCCCTCGGCTAACGGCAGCCAGCAGCTGGCTTTCCTTAGTGCCCTGCAGACATCGGTCCCCGAGTCCCAGACAGTCTTCCAGGCTCAGACCCACCTCTCCCCCATTCAGCAGGGGACCCCCATGGAGCAGCAGCAGCCCTCCCAAGCCCAGTCTCACCTGCCTCAACAGAGCTCCATGTTTCAGAACGTCTCCCCTCATCCACCTGCAAACACTCAGAGCCACCAGCAGCAGGCTGGCCTACTGTTCTGCAGCAACCCCCTGTCCAGCCCAGAGCAGCCCCCCAGCCTGCTTTTCAGTGGCCAGGGTCAGATGCCCCCAATGAGCAGCAGCAACCTGAACTCCCAGGAGCCACAGAGCCCCTCCATGCTGTTCTCTCAGGCCAGCGTGGTAACAGTAAGTCAGCAGGAGCCCTCCGAGCCAATGGCTTTCCAGGACCAGAGCCAGGTTGTGGGGAACCCCTCTGAGCCTCGCCAGCAAACCCTGTTCCAGGAGCAGCAGCCCATGCAGCTGGTCTCCAGCTCCAACAATGGCCCGGAGCAGCCTGTCTCCCTCTTCATGCCCCAATCCGGTATAGCCTCCCTGCAAGGTGGCATGGCTGCCCAGGAGCTTCCGCAAACGGGCATGTTCAGCACCCAAAAGGGCGTGGTAGGCCTACagacctccacctcctccccagTGCAGCAGCCAGGCTCTCTATTCCAGACACCCGTCAGTGGGAGCCTTAACCAGACCAGCCAGGCCCACCAGCCAGGCCTCTTCCTCTTTGGGATTCAGAATGGTAAGTCTTTATTAATAGAATTTCACCCCTTTTATCAAATTTCATCAAGTTTTTGCCAACCTTTCAAATGTAATACAGCATTTAATCAATAACTACCTATTTCCTCTCCATATAGAATGTGGTCAGCTGATAAATTCCCCCGGAACAACTCTGTCTGATCAAATCATTGCCATCAGTCAGTCTGGTCAgaaccagagagagagtgaggccCAAATTCAGTCGCTGCTCAACCAGTCCATGTCTGAGTCAGTGAACATGCAGAACAGCATGACCACTTCCCAGAACATGGAGAAGATTGATGACCTGCTCGTGAGCCTGCAGGAACAGGGCAACAACCTCACTCGCTCCTACTAGGTCTGCAGTGGGTCTCAGGTGAATGCTCATCTCTATGTAAATTCTGTAAATGGAAGCGCAAGTGTGATTTTCACATTTTTTAGAACATTTGCACTTTTGTTGTTCAGGTTAAAAAATGTTTGGGTACCTCTCTAAGGCAATTTTAACAAAATGGATTTCAAGCTGAAATATGAACCACAAATCACATGCTTTTAATCTACCATTATATCTTTCGAACATTTAATTGCCCCTCCCTTTAGATGCCCAGAAGACATCCAGCTGGGATCTACTTTACAGACGGCAGATGTATGGAAATAAACTCAACAGTGTGCTCCAAGTTACACGTATGCCTCAGCAGCTACCTTCTCTAAGGACAGTCTTCATGTGTCATGCACCAAAGTATCACTGACGCTGAGGAGTTGCTATATACCCACAAAATAGGACATAGGTTGTTGTCACCCCACGTGTCAGAGTGGTGAGTGTATCTCGCAGCTAGTCACTGTGAATGAAACATATCACACTTCAGAATGTTTTAATAACTCATCCATTCTTAGTACGTAAATGTGCAGTGCGGTTTTGTAAAGATGTTGGTACAGGGTAGCACGGCATTCTGCATTTTCCAGACATGTTTGGACTCTGTATTGGATCTGTTTATTG is from Esox lucius isolate fEsoLuc1 chromosome 2, fEsoLuc1.pri, whole genome shotgun sequence and encodes:
- the nfat5b gene encoding nuclear factor of activated T-cells 5 isoform X5, with translation MTIGGLRSACPTFSASTMHSTTSATDQTSAHTAGGAPGEAVSSRAVVEMRSVEGGTGNSGSAGGGRAGGGEGVGAGSLGEEGSGRGPASQEVQQHHQMTPSKRRTVLNISPPPEDLFDDSRMSCQEEQFQDSEQSSSIWMDESASNFSIVSSSSYNDNTEVPRKSRKRTPRQRPGPKHAAAEEASMDVFDADSAKAPHFVLSQLCSENKTCPKGSSADGPQTTHQKGGTLACQFPQKSEGKELKMLVQPETQHRARYLTEGSRGSVKDRTQQGFPTIKLEGVNEAAVLQVFVGNDAGRVKPHGFYQACRVTGRNTTACKEVDIEGTTVIEVSLDPSNHMTLAVDCVGILKLRNADVEARIGVAGSKKKSTRARLVFRVNIPRPDGSVLTLQTSSSPILCTQPAGVPEILKKSLHSYSVRGGGEVFIIGKNFLKDTKVIFQENVSDETSWKAEAEIDMELFHQNHLIVKVPPYQNLAIASAVCVGIYVVTNAGRSHDMQPFTYTPEPAKAVDISVKKESLGKSCSFDERIKVVDSGLPMLPLVKREEVTPMEVSSNLPSAGLFKQTPDVMSQLDLGSNNSPFSNTLPRPTNDPDKSQTAVFNSAEALSTMQKQDIGPTSSFPVPADSLLPSGPQPFLLEAREGLGQDRAGNNKGAVGRLSQLAEPQQPAPQQHQLPLFPVDDVAQLEQAVRQLHAKGYCSQQQQQIQQQQQIQQQQQQQIQQQQQQQIQQQQQLQQQQLQQQQIQQHQIQQQQQQIQQQQIRQKQQQLQQQQQQQQVLESLQQQLFQSQMPMQCSIFQGGSHGDNVEQRGSQQGMVQNHGSLFQQAQQQHQQQQKQQQQASLFQQANELLSIQTNFLQQAPAHPSPPLFHNPSPLAEVQDSQGQLFHTQEPSPTQEQVQAALFQNSLTVLSGTSLSPEQPPSAATLFLPQNALPGQPSANGSQQLAFLSALQTSVPESQTVFQAQTHLSPIQQGTPMEQQQPSQAQSHLPQQSSMFQNVSPHPPANTQSHQQQAGLLFCSNPLSSPEQPPSLLFSGQGQMPPMSSSNLNSQEPQSPSMLFSQASVVTVSQQEPSEPMAFQDQSQVVGNPSEPRQQTLFQEQQPMQLVSSSNNGPEQPVSLFMPQSGIASLQGGMAAQELPQTGMFSTQKGVVGLQTSTSSPVQQPGSLFQTPVSGSLNQTSQAHQPGLFLFGIQNECGQLINSPGTTLSDQIIAISQSGQNQRESEAQIQSLLNQSMSESVNMQNSMTTSQNMEKIDDLLVSLQEQGNNLTRSY